One window from the genome of Enterococcus haemoperoxidus ATCC BAA-382 encodes:
- a CDS encoding Gfo/Idh/MocA family protein, protein MKIGIIGLGNIAQKAYLPVYSQLRDQATFILSTRNEETRKEISEKYDFNEMVASTEELIEAKVSACFVHAATKVHGQLVKQLLEAGIHVFVDKPLSENLAEVKEIQTLAAEKNLLLMVGFNRRFAPLVEELKAVENKNMLLIQKNRIASESTANFVIYDLFLHVADILVYLLDDEIRHVQTKIIEENNLLKRAILHVETATTTAIASMNLYAGANTETYQLTSPEGTLILENLTDLTIKNQLGTQQKNFGDWATTLEKRGFQQMVEEFIKAVQTNEGSRLKQEKVFTSHELCAQMIRKHQEHIL, encoded by the coding sequence ATGAAAATAGGAATTATTGGCTTAGGAAATATCGCGCAAAAAGCGTATCTACCCGTGTACTCTCAACTAAGAGACCAAGCAACTTTTATATTATCCACCAGAAATGAAGAAACCCGTAAAGAAATCAGTGAAAAATACGACTTCAACGAGATGGTTGCTTCAACAGAAGAGTTGATTGAAGCTAAAGTGTCAGCCTGTTTCGTCCATGCGGCAACCAAAGTTCATGGTCAACTAGTAAAACAACTACTAGAAGCTGGTATTCACGTTTTCGTTGACAAACCATTAAGTGAAAATTTAGCAGAAGTCAAAGAAATCCAAACTCTAGCAGCAGAAAAAAATCTTCTTTTAATGGTAGGCTTTAATCGTCGTTTTGCGCCATTGGTCGAGGAATTAAAAGCAGTTGAAAATAAAAATATGCTGCTGATCCAAAAAAATCGAATAGCGTCAGAATCCACAGCTAATTTTGTGATTTATGATTTATTTTTACATGTAGCTGATATACTTGTTTATCTACTTGATGATGAGATTCGACATGTCCAAACTAAAATCATCGAGGAAAATAATCTATTAAAAAGAGCCATACTCCATGTAGAAACAGCAACCACAACAGCAATTGCTTCAATGAATCTTTATGCTGGGGCAAATACTGAAACCTACCAACTGACAAGTCCAGAAGGAACGTTAATATTAGAAAACTTGACAGATTTAACAATCAAAAATCAACTAGGGACGCAACAAAAAAACTTTGGTGATTGGGCAACAACACTAGAAAAACGCGGTTTCCAGCAAATGGTGGAGGAATTTATCAAAGCGGTTCAAACAAATGAGGGATCGCGGTTAAAACAAGAAAAAGTCTTCACTAGTCATGAGCTATGTGCCCAAATGATACGCAAGCATCAAGAACATATTTTATAG
- the murB gene encoding UDP-N-acetylmuramate dehydrogenase produces the protein MNKIEMMNELTDITLLFDEPLMNFTFTKTGGPVDVLAFPKTKMEIIALVEYCRSHEIPWLVLGNASNLIVRDGGIRGMVIMLEHMKQISVSKNQIVVEAGAKLIDTTYVALEHDLTGFEFACGIPGSIGGAVYMNAGAYGGEIKDVFASVDVLLEDGTIKTFTNEEMAFSYRHSAIQDMHCIVLEAIFSLEEGENSVIKSQMAELTELRESKQPLEYPSCGSVFKRPEGHFTGKLIQDAGLQGLKWGGAQISEKHAGFIVNIDHATATDYVELIAHIQQVIKEKFDVVLETEVRIIGEER, from the coding sequence ATGAATAAAATTGAAATGATGAATGAATTAACAGATATAACCTTACTATTTGATGAACCTTTGATGAATTTTACCTTTACTAAAACTGGTGGGCCTGTAGATGTCTTAGCTTTTCCAAAAACAAAAATGGAAATAATTGCTCTGGTCGAATACTGCAGAAGTCATGAAATCCCTTGGCTTGTTTTAGGCAATGCTAGCAACTTGATTGTTCGAGATGGCGGTATTCGTGGAATGGTAATCATGTTGGAGCATATGAAACAAATCTCTGTTTCTAAAAATCAAATTGTTGTTGAGGCAGGAGCAAAATTGATTGATACAACCTACGTTGCTTTAGAGCATGATTTGACTGGTTTTGAATTTGCTTGCGGTATTCCAGGTAGTATAGGCGGAGCTGTTTATATGAATGCAGGTGCTTATGGCGGAGAAATCAAAGATGTTTTCGCAAGTGTTGATGTTTTATTGGAAGACGGAACGATCAAAACATTTACAAATGAAGAAATGGCATTTTCTTATCGTCACAGTGCGATTCAAGACATGCATTGTATTGTGTTAGAAGCGATTTTTTCTTTAGAAGAAGGAGAAAATAGCGTAATCAAGAGTCAGATGGCTGAATTGACTGAGCTTAGAGAGTCGAAACAACCATTAGAATATCCATCTTGTGGTAGCGTCTTTAAACGACCAGAAGGACATTTCACTGGGAAATTGATTCAAGACGCTGGATTGCAAGGTCTGAAATGGGGCGGCGCTCAAATTTCAGAAAAACATGCTGGCTTTATCGTGAATATCGATCATGCGACAGCGACAGATTATGTCGAATTGATTGCCCATATCCAACAAGTGATCAAAGAAAAATTTGATGTTGTATTGGAGACAGAAGTACGTATTATTGGTGAAGAACGTTAA
- the cbpA gene encoding cyclic di-AMP binding protein CbpA, which produces MLLKSVVIKKKNLTTVNESCTLEEALTILEDSGYRCVPILDESEKIFRGNIYKMHIYRHKANGGDMSLPVTYLLKNATKFIFLNTSFFKVFFTIKELPYIAVLDENNYFYGILTHSTLLNILAQSWNIQRGSYVLTIATTGKQGDLAAMTKIIAKHSSIASCITLDIGEDEFIRRTLITLPAETTEETCAVIVENLERKNLKVVEIEDLQANAE; this is translated from the coding sequence CTTTGGAAGAGGCTTTGACAATCCTTGAAGATTCAGGGTATCGTTGTGTACCGATCTTAGATGAATCGGAAAAGATCTTTAGAGGAAATATCTATAAAATGCACATCTACCGCCATAAAGCTAACGGTGGAGACATGAGTTTACCAGTTACTTATTTATTAAAAAATGCGACAAAATTTATTTTTTTGAACACTTCATTTTTCAAGGTTTTCTTTACGATCAAAGAATTACCTTACATTGCTGTGTTGGATGAGAATAACTATTTTTATGGTATTTTAACACATAGCACGTTATTGAATATCCTTGCTCAATCTTGGAATATTCAAAGAGGTAGTTATGTTTTGACAATTGCTACGACAGGTAAACAAGGAGATTTAGCTGCTATGACGAAGATCATTGCGAAACACAGCAGCATTGCCAGCTGTATTACATTGGATATCGGTGAAGATGAATTTATCCGCCGTACTTTGATTACTTTACCTGCTGAAACAACAGAAGAAACTTGTGCAGTTATCGTTGAGAATTTAGAGCGTAAAAATCTTAAAGTAGTTGAGATCGAAGATTTACAAGCAAATGCTGAATAA
- a CDS encoding PhzF family phenazine biosynthesis protein, which produces MKLSVYVASAFSKDHTGGNKAGVVLFEDTLTTTQKMSIAKQLGYAETAFISESDIADYKFEYFTPKEEVDLCGHATIGSFSILMHLNKLFKNCYTIETNSGVLAITIKDDTIFMEQNKPIFYDAISPTEFIDCFASKSIDSKSPIQIVSTGLKDILVPIKSETQLHALEPNFDKIKEISKYYNVVGMHLYTFNDDRIICRNFAPLYEINEEAATGTSNGALACYLYEQHSLQKDVYVFEQGYSLYSPSEILVKLVTNNKNEIEKVYVGGKGYYCETKCLNIEDRE; this is translated from the coding sequence ATGAAATTATCTGTTTATGTTGCAAGTGCATTTAGTAAGGATCATACAGGCGGAAATAAAGCAGGAGTCGTATTATTTGAAGATACATTGACCACTACTCAAAAAATGTCAATCGCCAAGCAACTAGGCTATGCCGAAACTGCATTTATATCAGAATCTGACATTGCTGATTATAAATTCGAGTATTTTACACCAAAAGAAGAAGTTGATTTATGTGGTCATGCTACAATTGGCTCTTTTTCAATACTGATGCATTTAAATAAACTTTTCAAAAATTGTTATACGATTGAAACAAACAGCGGTGTTCTTGCGATTACCATAAAAGATGACACTATATTCATGGAGCAAAACAAACCGATATTCTATGATGCTATATCACCAACTGAGTTCATCGATTGTTTTGCTAGTAAATCTATAGACAGCAAGTCTCCAATTCAAATTGTCTCAACAGGTCTAAAAGATATTTTAGTCCCCATAAAAAGTGAAACACAATTACATGCTCTGGAACCTAATTTTGATAAAATTAAAGAAATCAGCAAGTATTATAATGTTGTCGGGATGCATCTATATACATTTAATGACGATCGAATAATATGCAGAAATTTTGCTCCACTATACGAGATCAATGAAGAAGCAGCAACTGGGACTTCAAACGGCGCGTTAGCTTGCTACCTTTATGAACAGCACTCATTGCAAAAAGATGTCTATGTATTTGAACAAGGTTACTCCTTATACTCGCCTTCTGAAATATTAGTTAAATTAGTAACCAATAACAAAAATGAAATAGAAAAAGTTTATGTTGGTGGCAAAGGGTATTATTGTGAAACGAAGTGTTTAAATATAGAAGATCGTGAATAG